TAAACCCTCTAATATCCATAAAGAAAACCACGATGCTGCCCGGTAAAGTTTCTCCTAACTGAATATTTGATACTGCAGGATGTCCTAATCCGGTAGAAGATGCTTCATTCATAAATTTCTGCATTTCTTCATGGGCTCTTTTGTCACTTATCCCAGGTAAGTCATAAACCGTTTTGTAAATTTCACTAAATGATTTAATTGTACTTTCCATGTGATACCTCCAATTAATTAAACATAGCTATAAGGAATAGGATCATTATGTGTACACCTTGATCACAAATAAAATTAATTTTTATTGAATTGCACTCTTTTTTTGTTACTAATTCAATAGTTTTTGAAATAAGGTTAAATTTATCTAATATTAAATGTGTAAGAATGATTATCGATATGCTTAACAGCGTAATTCTCCCAGCGAAAAAAGATAAAACATAAATGACAATTGTATATATAATCAGATGTGTAAGTAAAGCTCCCCATGAAGTTCTCTTTTTTTCAATTTGCCAACTAGTTTGCAAAACGTAATCACCTATCACATGGCCAATTATTAAATATAGGAATAAATCCAAATTAATCAGCGCATTATTCCATGGAATTGCTACTTTTGAGTTATTGATTAAAATAACCATTACAATAGTAAGTGCAGCAAATAAAATACTCAATCCTAAGGATGTAATTGCCATCTTTGACCTTTGTATTTTTTTCTCTTTTATGTAAGATAATTTTAGCAATTCTAAAGTAAGTACCTTTATAAAATCTTGACCATTGCTTTCATTTATTTCTTTTAAATATTCTCCTAAACTAATTTTCAGTTTCGAGCCCTTTAATTCCCAGAAATAATCCTCCCAACGCATTGAAGGGCATAGACCACTAATATAGTATTTTAGATTTGGCAAACTAGAGTGTTCCTTCAAGTCTTCTGTTTTAATATGATCAATAGGGCTATTTGATGGATTAATTGACTTTAGAGAAATAAGTAAAGAAATAATAAGAAATACTATAAAGCCTGTTGCTCCTGCAATTAAAATATCTTTTGATAATCCCGTTAGTTTTGACAAATAGTTGTAATATTCATCGGCTAATGAAATTAACCCAGCAATAAAACCCATAACAATGATTATAATTGCACCTGATTTTGTGTCAGTAAAACGAATAGTCTCTTGGGTGTCACTTATTGCATTATACAAAAATTCGTATTTTTCACTATTTACTTCTTCCATCACTTTTTGCCTCCTCAATTTTTTTAATTACAAAGACTATACATGGTGTAGAATATATCCTTCTCCATCATCTGAAAAGGATATTTTTCCGTTTTTACCAGCTGGCCAGTGATTTCTTATATATTTACTAACCTTAACACGATTATCACCTTTTGAAAATTTAGAGGCATCGTTTATGCAATCGCCAAAAGCCTTTACATCAAACGTTTCATTCGTACCTATTTTTGTAATTATTACATCTCCATAGGCAACACCAACACCACATGATAATCCCCATACAATCCCATCATTTTCTAATATTTTATTTGTTACTTCAGATATTACTAGCAACATATCCCTACCGCAAAGACCTGCATTTTTTATGGATTCATCTTTTGTAAGTTCTGAGGAATCTCCTCCAAAAAACGCCATTAATCCATCGCCCATAAAATCAATTACTACTCCTTTATAATGTTCTACCACTTGGAGTATAGGAGAAAAAAATGCGTGCATAGATAAAAAGGTTTTTTCCGAACCGATTATTTGAGCTCTATTAGTAGATTGCCGTATATCAATAAATACTACAGCAAATTTATCATTATCATATGATCCGAAATCTAACTTTTCCGCACTATACCCCGGAACAACATCTGATAATGCAGACGCATTCTCAAAAATTGCACGTTTTTCAAAATCAATAGGCAATGATTTCTTAGCCTTATTATAGTGTTTATATGACTCTTCATAAATTTTTTCTATATCAATCATATCTTACAATCCTTTTACCATTCTATCAAAAAAGAAAAATTTAAATAATACTTGGGAAGTATCACCTAGCCGTTAAATAATTTTGTATTATGTTATATATTAATCCTTTTTTTTACCTTTTTCAACTTTTCTCTGATTCTTTACATACTAAAGATAAATCGGCTCTATTTTCAGTTCTTCCACTCTTCCACCATACGATATCCAACCCCAAGTTCTGTTATGATGTATTGAGGCTCTGCCGGATTTGCCCTATTATTAGCCATATTAATTCGCAGTGCTTGTATTTCATTTGTATATGCCCCATACCTCTTTCATTATAAACTCATGTAAGCACTTTTCCAAGGTATTGAGAAAGCAAGCAAATAATCTTGTATTCAATTGGAGTAACGTGCAATTCCTCGCCGCTAACAGATACCTTGCGTCTATCATAATATATTATAAATCGTAAGGTTGACACCTGAGCCATTTAAATACTAATTCGCTATAAACATTTTTCCTATTATTGGAAGATCATTCAACTTATGATATAATAAATATTTGACAAAAGACGGTATGACTTAATATACCGAATCGCGTTGCTTTTGTAAAATATTAATCGGCGAATGTCCTTAATTTAAAGTATATAGTTATCCTACATAGGAGTAAAAAAGATATATTGTCGTTGGAGGCTAATATGGAAGAACTATTTGATATTGATAAGATAAGTTTATTTATTTTTTTATTCATACCTGGTTTTGTTTCAATAAAAGTCTGGAGGTTGTTAATTCCTTCTGAAAGAAATTCGTCCCAAGATTATATACTAGATGCGATTAGTTTTAGTTGCTTTAACTTTGCTCTCACTGGATGGAGTATTCCTTTAGTTTTGCAATCATCTTTTCAAGAAAATCATTCCATTTTAACTTATGGATATATAATTGCTGTATTATTTGTACTTCCAATTGTTTATCCATTCATTGTCAAATGGATTCTCCAACTAAAATTCATAAAAAATATTTTGCTAAATCCGATGGGTAAAGCTTGGGATTATTTTTTTAGTCTTCGTTCGGCCTGTTACGTATTAATACATTTAAAGAATGGAAATTTAATTGGAGGGATATTTGCTGATAAATCATATGCATCTTCGTACCCGTTTTCAGAAGATATATATCTTCAAGAAGTTTGGAAAGTAGACGCTGCTGGAAAATTCGTAAGTAAAATACCTGACACAAAAGGTATCTGGATCTGTAAAGATAGTATTGACTATATTGAATTTTTTGAAGGTAATAGAAAATAGTTATTGCATTTTTTCAAGACAAATAAAAAGCAAGTGTTAACAAGGAGGTCTTAAATGAATAACGGAACAAAAGAAAAAAGCGGAAAGCCATTACATTTTGGATATCAAGCAAAGGAGAGCATCGATAGTTTATTGTCCCCCCCATCAGGCGGGACTGGTGAAATTGTGCCATTAGTGAATCTCCAAACTAACAATGATAATGAAAAAGATAAAGATAAAGATAAAGATAAAGATAAAAAAGTAAAATAAAGAATTAGCTCAATATACTTACTTGAAAGAGAGAGAACCTCATGAATCGTTTGGAAATTGTTGATAATAGCAATGGTACAATTACAATGAAAATTCATAATAAAGATATTCATTTTATCACAATTCAGGAAAATATCCCATTCGAAGATCCAACAACTATTGAAGAAAGGCAAGCTATTCAGTGGTATCTGAGAAAATTTCTTACTTTCCCATTCGGAGCTGAGATTGAAAAGGCAAAAGAAATAGAGCTAAAGCTAAAAGAGTTAGGTACACGGATATTTCATATAATCTTTAATGAAAATATATCTGCTAGAAATTCATTAAGGCTTTATAACAATCTTGTCGAGATGGGAATACATAATCTAGAAATTATTCTTGTCTCAAATGATTTAAAATTCTTAAATATCCCTTGGGAATTAATTTACGATCCTCATAGAAAATTATTCCTTGCATTGGAAGTAAAGTGTTTTTATAGACAACAGAGACTAAAAAAAAGTGCTCATGCAAAGTTTACTAAAAAAAAGAAAATAGATATACTAATAATCATTTCACGTCCATATGGAGTTAATGATATCCCTTTTAGTATTATTGTGAAACCTATACTTGAAGCTTTTGATTCTTATCGTGATTTTATTAATATAGATGTTCTAAGGCCACCAACATTAAGTACATTAGAAGATAAACTATTAAATAAAAGCTATGACTTAATTCACTTTGATGGTCATGGTTTATTTGTAACTGAGAAGCATGATGAGCTTATTATCCAAGGCGCAACTGCTGGCCTTGGACACTTAATATTTGAAGATGAAGATGGTGGCGAACAATTAATTTCTGCTAGAGGTTTAGGTGACATTATTGAAAAATATAATGTGCCTGTTTTTATCTTGAATGCCTGCGAGTCTGCAACAGGAGATGATAAATTAACTTCCTCCTCAATTGCTAACCAATTATTAGAATGCGGAGTAAATAGTGTAATTGCTATGTCTGGTCTCGCACATAAAACAATGACCGTTCTTTTTATGGGGGCACTATATTCAAACATTGCGAAAGGGAAAACTATAGCTGATTCTTTTGCAATTTCTAGAAGAAGATTGTATGAACACAGGCGACGTGAATCTTTAACTGGTATTTTAGATATTAGTGATTGGATGATACCAACATTATTCCAACAAGATAGCGATTTTAATGCTTGGAATAAAGAGCATAACCCTTTAACTAATAAAAATATACGCGAATCATTTTATACCAAATTGCATTTAGAAACGAAAGATTTAGTTGGTCGTGATTTAGATATTATAAAAATTGAAAGAGCTATCCTTGATAGTGATAAGCCCTGGATTTTACTAAAAGGTGCTTGGGGCACAGGTAAAACTGAGTTGGCGAAGTGGTTTTCAAACTGGTTTTTTATTACAAGTGGTTGTTCTGATGGGGTTTATTACACATCATTTACAAATGCAGATAGTTTCACCTCACAAGTAATTGACAGTTTAAAAATCTTTAATAACAATTATTTATCAAGCCAAGACCAATTAAATAATATACTAGCTGTTTTAAGAGAAAAGAGCTGTTTGCTAATTTGGGACAATTTGGAAATAATAGAGGCATATTCAAAAACAAATGATAACGTCGAGATAAAAAATGATATGAATAAGTTATCTAGCTTTCTAAAAATGTTGAAAGGCGGACGAACAAGAGTAATTTTAATTTCCAGAAAGACAGAGCGCTGGTTAGAGGTTGCGTACCAAGAAATAAATGTAAAGAGTTTAGAACATGATTATACTCTAGAGCTTGCTGAAAAGAATTTCAATCACTTTGGTAAAAGTTTTTCGCATTATAAATATGATTATGACTTATATAATTTCTTTTATTTACTTAATGGACATCCTTATTCAATTCCCATTATTCTAAAGCAATTAGATAATAAATCTCCTGAGCAATTAGTATTAGCATTGCGTGGGATTGAAGAAGTATGTTTAGATAACATTGAAGAAATACTATTGGGGCTCTTTAATACTTTAGATACCGAAGTACAAGAAATGTTAATGTTTTTGGGATTCCATAGCACAAGTATAAATAGCTTTTTTGTAGAGGAGTTTATAAGAAAATCTGATGCAGTAGATTCAGTGGATACGCTTTATTACTCGGTCTATGGTAAGTTACCTTCTAGACAACAAACAGATGGGTTTTTGAAGGAAGGAGAACGCATAGGATTTATCGAAAAGAAAATTAACTATGCCGAAACGACTTATTATAGTTTGTCTCCCTTTATACCAGCTTTTTTGAGGAAACAATTCTTTATAAAAAAAGGACAAGACAATATAATAAATCTGAAAAAATACTTTATAGAGTTTCATTTTGAGCTTTGCTCTGCAGTCAATTATAAGCTGCACATACATGATGCAGATTGGTATGTGCTTATGTTAGGAGAAATAAATAACACAATTTCAGCACTATATTTTGCCATAGATAGTGAACAGTGGACAGAAGCTCAACAGCTAACTCAAGCAATTATTAAAGTATTTACATACTCCGGTGTTTATAGTATTAAAATTCTATTTCTTAAATCAATGCTCGCAAAATTAGATGAAATTTCTGATAAACGAAAAAATAAATTTTGGGTATTTATAAGTGCAGCAATTGCGGAGCACTATACAAACGGCAGTCAATCTGTGGAATTAGATCATGCAGAAGTCATTTATGATATTCTTCTAGGGCTACCATTAGAAGAGTATGAATTACAAGAAAGGGATATCAGCGTATTTTATCTTCAGAAAAGTATAATTCAGTTTAGAAGGAGAAATTTGGATGACGCTAAGATAAATGTTGAAAAGTCCTTACAAATTAGAGAAAAACTCGAATCAAAAGAAGATATAGCTTATTGTTATAACCAACTTGCTATGATTTTAAAGGAACAAAATGACTATGGAAATGCTCTATCATATTTGACAAAAGTTATTGATTTAAATAAAGACGCTGATTTTGATAAAAAGCTACTACTTGCCGCCTTTATTAATTGTGGCAATATTGAATTAACTAATGAAATCTATTATAGGGCAGAAGATTATTTTTTTAAAGCATTAAGCCTTGTGAAAGATCATAATTTAACAATGCCAGATGAAATAGGTCTTATCTATAATAGCCTTGGGATGATTTATGAAGAAAAAGAACTGTTTTCTGAAGCAGAAAAGTTGTACAAAGAAGCCATCAAAGTATTAGATGTTAAGAAAGGTCTTAAACACAACGCCTTATCTGTATATCATAACCTTGGAAAATTATATGAAAAGATGAAGTTATACGATGATTCCGAACGATGGTTGCTAAAATGTATTGAGGTCAAAGAAGAATTAGGATGGTCTTATGAAGCAGCTAGTACATACCATGAGTTAGGTATAACTATGACATCAAAAAGAGAATTCGATAAGGCCTCAATCTATTTTGAAAAAGCATTACAATTATATGAGAATGATGAGATTGCAAAGGCAGATACATATTTTCGTTATGCAATTTTGAGAGTTTATGAGAAAAAAATGGATTTAGCAATGTCTTCTTTATTAGAAGCATTAAAAATCGCAGAAAAAGCTAATCTGACTATAAAAGATGCCATTATATCATTGCTCAAGCTTATTGAGTAAGGTATTAGAAAGAGCACTTTTGGGGATTGTGAAATAATCTCTGTAAAGGGAGTGTCCCGCATTCTGTGTAAATGGAATGGTACACTCCCCGTTTTGTACCTTATTATCGGAATGCGAGGAATACCTCAACAACCCTAATTTGAAATGAACTTAGATCGTTCTTTCTAATACATTCCCGAAAATGTTTTGCAAGTTTTTTATTTTCTCATTTTTCATTGTTTTTCGTTCAATGATCTGATTTGTATTAATGTAATTGCCAATGTTTTCAACAGGCAAACCCGTAATATAAACAATATCTTCAATTGAAAAACCATAATTAAATAATTTTTTTATTAAACTCGTTCTTACAAATTGAGGGGAAAAGTCTTTCCATTTTTCATCGTTTCCTATTCCTTGCAAATCGTTAAAAGCTGTATTGGTACCGTCAAGTTTTTTGCGCAAAATTGATTTTGCCGCCTAGTTGCCAGCTATTAGCCAGCCATGTTTTCTGATTCGGATTCTTCTGTGCTGCAGTTTTCAAGATGTTTCATATTCATATACCGCTTAATGCCCCATTGGGTTCCTGTAACATGGCGTAAGCGGGCACAGACTAGCATCAGGGCAGAGTTCCCGTCGGGAAAGGTGCCAACCACTCTGGTTCGGCGCCTGATCTCTCGGTTGATCCGCTCTACCAGATTTGTGGTGCGGATCTTCAGCCAGTGTTCGTAAGGGAATGCCATGTAGGTAAGTGTTTCTTCAATTCCTTTTTCCAGCTTATCCGCAGCTTCTTTAAGCTTCATTTGCCTCAGTTCTTCGATAACAGCCTTAGCCTTTTCTCTAGCGGCTTTCTTGTTTTCCTGGCTATGAATCGCCTTAAGCATTTTGGCTACTGACTTCATCTTCGAGCGAGGAACAACGGAAAACATGTTGCGGTAGAAATGAACAACGCAGCGCTGGTATTTTGCATCCGGATAGACTTCACCGATCGACTCCAACATTCCTAGGCATTTGTCACCAATCACCAGTTTAACCCCGGTAAGTCCTCGGCTTTTCAGCCATTTGAAAAACTCTGTCCAGCTAGCCTTGTCTTCCTTCATACCTTCCATTGCACCAATTACTTCACGATATCCGTCCTCATTGACTCCAATTGCAATCAGGATGGCCACATTCTCGTATTCGCCACCCCAGTTCCGTTTGAGATAGATCCCGTCAACATACACGTAAGCATATGAGCTATGAGTAAGCTGCCGGTTTCTCCAGTTTTCTATATGTACATATGCTTTTTTTGTTGAGTTCGCTGATGGTCGAAGGAGATACTTTGGTACCCCATAGCGCTTCCGTTATATCTTCAACTCTTCGAACGGATACCCCGGCCAGGTACATCTCGATCAGTGCTTCTTCCACTGAACTTTCTCGGCGGCGATACCTTTCGATAATTGCAGTTTCAAAGGCAACTCCTTTTAGCTTTGGCATCTTCAGGGTTACTTCTCCTGAGGTGGTTGCCAGATTACGGTCATAATGTCCGGCACGGTAACCCTCACGCTCAGCAGTACGCTCATATTTACTGGCATTGATCAGTTCTTCAGCTTCTTTCTCTAAAAGCCCATTTAGAGTTTCTTCTACGCTGGATCTGACGAGTTCCTTTAATTCGTCTTTGATTATTCCCTCGTTTAGTTGTATAATTTTTTCAGACATGTCCCTCAGCCTCCTTTGGCAATTGGTTTGTGGTGAATTAATTTTACCAAACGGCTTTGGGCATGTCTATTTTTTTACCCTTTATTCAATTTGCGCAACTTATTGTACCTTATCTTATTACCATACAGCACCCAGAATATAAACTCGGTTCTTAATTTTTTCTTTCGTTGCTCTATTTCAATATATTCGAAACATGATGCCAATAAAGGAACTATAGGCAACACTCTTTTTTCTATCTTAACCTCAGCCTGCGTATTTCGGCGACATCCGGACACTGATTTCGGAAACATCCGGACAGCATATCGGAATTATCCGGACAGCGTATCGGAAACATCCGGACACCTTGCCTGGCTGACAAATTAACTGGTATCCTTAAAGTATCACACTTTAAGGAGGGCCAAGTATGAGGAGGCTGGACATGTCAAAAGTCAAAGAAATACTCAGGCTAAAATTTGATGCAGGGTTATCGCTAAGGGATATCGCCGCATCATGCAATTGCGGAAAATCAACAGTGGACGATGTACTGAGGAGAGCTCAGAACGCTAAAATCTCTTGGCCTTGCGATCTTAACGATAAAGAACTCCTGTCCCTGATTTATCCTCCGGCAGAAGTCAGAAAAGTGGCTGCTGAGCCGGATTTGAATTACATCTTCAGCGAGATGAAGCGGAAGCATGTAACTCTGATGCTCCTTTGGGAAGAGTACAAGCGGGATAATCCTGATGGCCTCATGTACACCCAGTTTTGCGAACGGTATCGAAGCTTTAAGAAAACCAACCAAATCTCCTGCATATTGAACATAAAGCCGGAGAGTCAATGCAGGTAGATTGGGCGGGCACAATCCCATACATTGAAGCTCTCACAGGGAAGAAAGTTGCATATATATTTGTGTCGGTTCTCCCGGCGTCAGCATATCCCTTTGCTTATGCCTATGGGGATATGAAACAGCCAAACTGGATTGATGCTCATGTCAGAGCCTTCGAGCATTACGGCGGCGTACCGAGGGTTGTCATTCCCGATAATACAAAGACTGCGGTTAAAACACCGGATCTCGTGGATCCACTTCTCAATGCCAGCTATACCGAGATGGCCCGGCATTACGGAGTTGCTCTGGTACCGGCAAGGCCGAGGAAACCCAAAGACAAAGCCGCTGATGAAAATATGGTCGGCAATGTGTCAAGGCGTATCATAGCAGCACTCCGAAACCGTCGATTCTTTAGTGTCATGGAGATCAATCAGGCCATAGCGATCGAACTTGACAAGCTGATCAACCGGCCATTTCAAAAGCTTGAAGGAACCGGAAAACAGCTTTTGAAGCCATTGATAAGCCGGCCTTAAAGCCGCTTCCCGCCGCCCGGTACGAGTATGCCGACTGGGCAGATGCTAAAGTTGCTTTTAATTATCATGTTGAATATCAGGGCTTTTTCTACAGCGTCCATTATTCCAACATTGGCAAAATCTCAAGAGTACGGGCAACCGCTTCTGTCATAGAAATCTTCGCCTGCGGCGAGCGGATTGCCGCTCACAAGAGAAACTTCAATACTTTCAAACGGTATACCACGTTGCCGGAGCATATGCCGGAATCCCACAAGGCAGTTACCGGATGGAGCTCCGAACGGTACTTGTCATGGGCCGAAAAGATCGGGCCAAAGACCAGGCATCTGATTGCCAATATTCTTGATAGCAGGGAGTATCCGGTACAGACCTACAGATCCTGCATGGGCATCATGCGTCTCGCATCTGATTATCCTTCCGAAGTTGTCGAAGCAGCAAGCAAGGAGGCAATCGACAAGGGAACCTGCACCTACAAATATTTCAGCATCATCCTCAGACAAAAGGCGTTGAAAGCGTTGAGAAGATCGTATCAAATACCAACTTACGAGGAGCCAGAACGTATGCCGGAGGTGGAAAGAATGCTTAACAATCAAACCATTGAAAAACTACGGGATATGAAGCTCAAGTCTATGGCGCAGATGCTGAGCGAGCCTGATCCCTCTGATCTGGGGCTATCCTTTGAAGAACGGCTTGGCCTTATGGTCGAAAAAGAGTGGATGGCCAAGAAGAACTCCAAGATCAAACGCCTGCTTCGGAATGCTTCCCTCAGCTTAAATGCCAGCATTGAGGGCATTGAATACACAGCAAACAGAGCAATTGAGAAGCAATCTATACTTGAGCTTGCAAGCTGCAACTTCATTGAGAAATCGCTGAACATCATCACTACCGGCAAGACCGGATGCGGTAAAACCTATCTGATTTGTGCCTTTGGCAGCAATGCCTGCAGGAAAGGATATACCGTTAAATATTACAGGATTCCGGAATTGCTTCTGGAAATCCAGGATGCAAAAGCTCAAACTCAATACTCAAAATTTATGAAAGGGCTTCAAAGCACCCGCCTTCTGATCCTTGATGACATTGGGCTGAAATCCTACAGTCTTGAGGAAAGCCGTGACATACTGGAGATTGCTGAATCCCGCTACAACAGAGGCTCGATGATCCTCGCCGGGCAAATCTCTCATGGTCAGTGGTATGAGCTTTTCCCCGATCCGACGATTGCCGACGCCATCATGGACCGGATCATCCATAACTCCTACATCCTCGAACTTGACTCGAAGATTTCTATGCGAGAAGTTATGGCTGCCAAGAAAATGCGGGACGCTCTCGAATTCTAAATACTGACAATATTTGTTGCCGAAAAGCAGCAATTATTTTACAATCAATTTAGCCGGCAAAGTGTCCGGATACTTCCGGTTTCGTGTCCGGATGTTTCCAGAATTGCTGTCCGGATGTTCCGGAATACGCACTCAGCATATTGATTGCTTTTTTTATTCCGGATTAAATCACTCCACTTTAATTCTTGTATTCTGGACCTTTCAAAACCATAACAACTACAAAGTAAAAAGATTGTCAGATCCCTAATACCCTTGTCTTTTTTAGTGTTTTTCAGATAGTAATTAATTGCTTGTTCAAAGGTTTCATCACCAATTGAACTGTATGTCTTTGTAACTGATCCAGATAAAATGTCAGCCAAGCTTTTCTCGCGGCCTTTATCAAAACAGGTTTTATTAATTCCGCCATATTCACTTTCTGCAAGACAATTCAGCATACTGCTTATATGTGAATAATTATTTCGAATAGAAGAATCAGAAACAAATTTCTTTCCCGAGTTATTTCCTGTAGCTTGATCCCGTTTATAGATAATAAATTTTTCGAAGTCATTAATATTTATTTCTTCCAATATTCTCGGTTTATATCTGTTTCTTTCATTCGCATAGAACTCAAAAAAATTAAATAATGTTGATTTATATGTATCCCAGCTGATGTTAGCTGCCGGATATTTTATTGCCTTAAATTGTGCTATATCCTTATAAAAAGTCGTTGTTTGCGTATCGAATAGCGCTTCTTTAGAAAGGAACTTAAAAAACTCATGACGTGTATATTCTTTACTTTTTGAGTTGAAAATGTTAAACCAAAACACAATTTGAAGTTTAAGCATATCTTCGTTGTAATTTGCAGACGTTCTTATATTCGTATTAATAAGAATGAATTCTTTTCCCGAGGTTAGAATTCCATATTCCAAACCGCGATCTCTAACGTAACTGGCTAGTTGTATGATATCATTATCTTCTATTTTGTGGTCTCCTCGTTTTGTCTCAATAAATAAACTTTTGTTTTTCATTATTTCAACAGATATATCGCAATGTTTATTACGGCAGTTTTTTTCAAAGTCACAATTTGAAACGTCGTATCCAAGGTCCCTCAAAAATATTTCACATATAAGATGATGCTGAATATTAGCTTCGAGTAAGCTTTTTCCCTCTTCTAATTTTTTATAAGCCTGCTTTAACTTAGTAATTGTATGAATCACTTCATCATCTCCTTTTTAGGTCATAAATCAGACTATTAAAATTGTCAATGATTTTTCTATTTTATATTGTAATTTGCTTAAATAAAATTGATTTCATGAGATCTATTAAACAAACCCGTTTTTAGCTAATCTTATTTTTTTCAAATATCAACAATTATAAAAACACGGCTGGTTGTGATAGCAAAGGAGTTTGTTGTATAAGCGCTTCAACATCAGATACTTCAAGCGATAAACCATTTACTTCCGGCAAAAACAACTGAACATTGCCAAAAGAAATCGACTGACTTTTATCACTA
This genomic window from Clostridiales bacterium contains:
- a CDS encoding DUF3307 domain-containing protein, translated to MEEVNSEKYEFLYNAISDTQETIRFTDTKSGAIIIIVMGFIAGLISLADEYYNYLSKLTGLSKDILIAGATGFIVFLIISLLISLKSINPSNSPIDHIKTEDLKEHSSLPNLKYYISGLCPSMRWEDYFWELKGSKLKISLGEYLKEINESNGQDFIKVLTLELLKLSYIKEKKIQRSKMAITSLGLSILFAALTIVMVILINNSKVAIPWNNALINLDLFLYLIIGHVIGDYVLQTSWQIEKKRTSWGALLTHLIIYTIVIYVLSFFAGRITLLSISIIILTHLILDKFNLISKTIELVTKKECNSIKINFICDQGVHIMILFLIAMFN
- a CDS encoding adenylate/guanylate cyclase domain-containing protein, with product MIDIEKIYEESYKHYNKAKKSLPIDFEKRAIFENASALSDVVPGYSAEKLDFGSYDNDKFAVVFIDIRQSTNRAQIIGSEKTFLSMHAFFSPILQVVEHYKGVVIDFMGDGLMAFFGGDSSELTKDESIKNAGLCGRDMLLVISEVTNKILENDGIVWGLSCGVGVAYGDVIITKIGTNETFDVKAFGDCINDASKFSKGDNRVKVSKYIRNHWPAGKNGKISFSDDGEGYILHHV
- a CDS encoding tetratricopeptide repeat protein; translation: MNRLEIVDNSNGTITMKIHNKDIHFITIQENIPFEDPTTIEERQAIQWYLRKFLTFPFGAEIEKAKEIELKLKELGTRIFHIIFNENISARNSLRLYNNLVEMGIHNLEIILVSNDLKFLNIPWELIYDPHRKLFLALEVKCFYRQQRLKKSAHAKFTKKKKIDILIIISRPYGVNDIPFSIIVKPILEAFDSYRDFINIDVLRPPTLSTLEDKLLNKSYDLIHFDGHGLFVTEKHDELIIQGATAGLGHLIFEDEDGGEQLISARGLGDIIEKYNVPVFILNACESATGDDKLTSSSIANQLLECGVNSVIAMSGLAHKTMTVLFMGALYSNIAKGKTIADSFAISRRRLYEHRRRESLTGILDISDWMIPTLFQQDSDFNAWNKEHNPLTNKNIRESFYTKLHLETKDLVGRDLDIIKIERAILDSDKPWILLKGAWGTGKTELAKWFSNWFFITSGCSDGVYYTSFTNADSFTSQVIDSLKIFNNNYLSSQDQLNNILAVLREKSCLLIWDNLEIIEAYSKTNDNVEIKNDMNKLSSFLKMLKGGRTRVILISRKTERWLEVAYQEINVKSLEHDYTLELAEKNFNHFGKSFSHYKYDYDLYNFFYLLNGHPYSIPIILKQLDNKSPEQLVLALRGIEEVCLDNIEEILLGLFNTLDTEVQEMLMFLGFHSTSINSFFVEEFIRKSDAVDSVDTLYYSVYGKLPSRQQTDGFLKEGERIGFIEKKINYAETTYYSLSPFIPAFLRKQFFIKKGQDNIINLKKYFIEFHFELCSAVNYKLHIHDADWYVLMLGEINNTISALYFAIDSEQWTEAQQLTQAIIKVFTYSGVYSIKILFLKSMLAKLDEISDKRKNKFWVFISAAIAEHYTNGSQSVELDHAEVIYDILLGLPLEEYELQERDISVFYLQKSIIQFRRRNLDDAKINVEKSLQIREKLESKEDIAYCYNQLAMILKEQNDYGNALSYLTKVIDLNKDADFDKKLLLAAFINCGNIELTNEIYYRAEDYFFKALSLVKDHNLTMPDEIGLIYNSLGMIYEEKELFSEAEKLYKEAIKVLDVKKGLKHNALSVYHNLGKLYEKMKLYDDSERWLLKCIEVKEELGWSYEAASTYHELGITMTSKREFDKASIYFEKALQLYENDEIAKADTYFRYAILRVYEKKMDLAMSSLLEALKIAEKANLTIKDAIISLLKLIE
- a CDS encoding IS21 family transposase, whose protein sequence is MQVDWAGTIPYIEALTGKKVAYIFVSVLPASAYPFAYAYGDMKQPNWIDAHVRAFEHYGGVPRVVIPDNTKTAVKTPDLVDPLLNASYTEMARHYGVALVPARPRKPKDKAADENMVGNVSRRIIAALRNRRFFSVMEINQAIAIELDKLINRPFQKLEGTGKQLLKPLISRP